Part of the Cuculus canorus isolate bCucCan1 chromosome 25, bCucCan1.pri, whole genome shotgun sequence genome is shown below.
acaaacaccaAACTTTCAAAAGAACCACCAAAGCTTCCACAGCGCTCCCCACCCTGATGCTCGTCCTTCTGGCCCAAACCAGCGGCAAgcaaccccagccctgtgctgtcCCTGCCCGGCAAGGGACAGAGGGTGGCCCTGGCTCTCCGACAGCACCTCTTGCCGTGGCTCCTCCTGCAAGGATGCTCCATCAGAGAGGGGTTCGCTCCGGTGTTGTCCCGCGCAGTTGTTTTGAGTGGGACGTGCaccaaagaaaatggaaagcgGGACAGGTTCTGGCTGCCAGCCCAGGGGTGCAGCCCTAGGGATGTgccagggaggagaggggatgcCATCGCTGATGCCAGGGGAAGGTCCACGCTCACATCGCTGCAACAGCACCTCCACTGCTTTCCGCCAGAGGTGGGGGAcgaggctgaggaggaggaggagaggagcggCGCGGTGGCAGGGACAGGGGGGCTGGCAGGACCCTCGCTGCTGCATGCGGAGAGGAGGTAGATTGGCTTTAAGAGACCTCTTGCCCAGGAGGACATCTTCTCAGACACCAGCTCGGTTCCTGGGAGGGGGGAATGAGCCCACGACAGGGCCCTGAGTGCCCGTGCTTGCCTTCTCCCAAGGGGAAGGTGTCTCAGAGCCCGCTCATGCCACCAGAAAGCGCTTGAACTGGGCGAAGACAACTttcctttaatctttttttagCCCTGAAACTGCCTCCACAGCTTCTGCGGACAAACTCCTGGCAGTGGGGGACAAGCCCGGAGGTGGTGGCAGCGACCCAAAGGGGAGGAAggaccccagttccctccactCGCCCACCTGGCTGGACCCCaagcccagctccagcccctctcccagccctgctgcaacGGTCCTGCCTCCGCCCTGCCCCGCGTGCCGTGGGGATAGCGTGTGTGATGCCCTCcatcctcccccctcccctggtccccatccccagcgTCCCCCCTGCCGTTAGTCTTGCTGCTCGTTCATCTCCATGTCTGACACCAGGATGTTCTTCTCGGCGGATTCGCTGGGGTTGGAGGTGGTGCGGCTGTAACGGGCACTTTCGAAGGCGCCGCGCTCCGCACTCTGACGACGCTTGTACAGGTAGACAACGACGCCCAGCACGACGCACAGCGACAGCGTtgacaccaccaccaccgcgATGGCCGTCGTGTTCTCcggcagagctgcagggatggacAAAGGCTGAAGAAAGGCAGTTTGCCGTCTCCCACCGTCTCATCCCAcaggaggggctctgggtgaTGGATCTCCAGCCAGATGGGGCTCTTGAGTTGCGTCAGAGTGGGACAGGACCAGAGTCTGCTTTGATATTCTGGGGACAGCCTGCCTGTGACAAGGTTCCTGGGGTTGGGCAGCCTCGCTGGGTCACTTCTGATGTTCATTAACATCTGGCAGCGGCCTGGGATGGATCTTTCTGATCCCACCAGCAGATGTGGTGTCCATCCCCATGCCTGGCTGGGTGTCTTTAGCAAGGGCAGGAGAGCTCAGCAAGAGGTTGGCTGGACACCCTCCTCTGCAGAGGGATGACTCCTGCTGCTGTAAAGTCCTAACCCAGGCCAAAGCCACCTGGAAATGGGATTTCCCACCCACAAACACCATTTCTCTGGTTATTAATACAAGCCAGGCTGCAGCGCAGGCCTCCAGGACCAGTTCTCGGTCCCGCTGCCGTGCCCAGGTTGACGGTGCCACTCACCTGCCCTGGAAAAGCTGCTCTCCTCCACTGCAACAGCAACACAGACAGATGAGTGCATGGCCACGGcaccctcccctcttcccagtaCCGACACCAGCAGTCCCatgtcctcagctgctcccagcgCCGCTGGGCAATGCACAGCTAcgcagctcctccagctccgccccaccaccacctcaccAACCTCGTCCTGTTGTTGACCTTGCCACCAAGATGCACCAGCCCACCACCAAGCCCCATGAAGACCTGCAGACCCCAGCTCTGACCCCTACAACCCCTCTAACACTTGGAATTGCCCAACACACGTGGCCTGCGGgacacagctctgccctgcagcacccagccctcAGCTCACCCCGCATCAGCCCAGGTCCCTTGGGTGGTAGAGGGGCCCCTACCTCGGGGTATCTTGCAGATGACCCCCATGGTGACATTGGTGCAGGAGCCCAGGCGCCAGACGCCGTTGCTGCTCTGGATCCAGTAGCAGCTGTTCTGGCTGAGCATGCTGGGCCCCGTGTCGTGCTGGCCCCAGTTGGAGTAGTTCACAGCGGTGTTGTCATGCCAAACCAAGGTGCCACCTGGAAAACAGGAGGAATTAGGTCTGGAGAGGCTGAAAGGGATGCCCCACCTTTGTCCCGGTTCAGAAAGCACTGGGAGATGGCATGGGGCAAAAGGGAGGTGGCATGGGGAGATAAGGAGATGCAAGGTGTGATGGGGCAAAAGGGAGGACCAGAAGCATCTTCCTGAACCTGCAGGCTCCAGAGCCTTGAAAGAAGCTGGGGGCTTGAAAGCCACAGCTTCCATCCCACCGAGCCAGAGGAGGATGGCATGTCCACCATGGCCTGTGGCAACGGGGCTCCTCGTTACACCATGGCATGAGCCCCCCACACTGCTGCCACCACCAAGAGCTtcctctgctcactgcagaccTGGCGGGAATTCATAGGATTTAAGGATAAAACCTTGTTCCTTCCCTTTTACCTTTGGGGTTGAAGGTCATGCCCAGCCAGGCACCCTTGGATGGGCCCTCATATGCTTGGAGGTGCTCCCACACAAAGACATTCTCCATCTCGTCCTGGATGGACAACACCGTGCCACCAACTGCAGAATAAAGAGTGTCAGGGAAGAGCTCAGAGCTTGGAGGATGGAGCACAGGAGCCCAGAGGACAAAGCTGAGGAACCACACACAAACCCTATAGGAGTTGGGGAACCCAACATATAACAGCAAGGAGATGATGGCTGACCAACGCTGGACatgggcacagggacaggggtCACAGAATCGCGGAATCATTTGgcttggaaaagatctttaagatgacattgagtccaaccataaaccaaacactgccaactccaaCACTGAATCATATTCCTTAGCACCACATCTACGCATCTTTTAAGtatgtccagggatggggactccaccgcttccctgggtGGCCgattccagtgcttgacaaccctttcagtgaaatagTAATTCCCAATATGCagtccaaacctcccctggcacaacttgaggccattcatGCACCCACAGGCAACCTGGGAAGACCGCTGTCTTCCATTTCCAAGGCTGCATCTCCCCCATCTGGCCACCACACCTCCCAGTACCTTTCTGGCACCTCCTCATGGCGTCTTTCTGCCCCAAGGTGATCTCCATGTGGAAGGTGTAGCAGTGGTCCCGGAAAGGGATCCAAGATGAGTCCTCCAATGACTTGGGGCAGCTGCCGCTGTAGCTCCATTTGTGCGTGCGGGGGGCATCTGGGGAGCACACAGTGCACTGAGTAGGGGGCACACGGTGTCTGAGTCCCACAGCACGTTGGGGCACCAACCGGCAGTcgtgacacacacacactgctccACAAGGTCCTTGTTGGGATGCTACCTCCAAGCTTGGGTGCTCCCCACCCAGTCCACCTCCTGCCGATGCCGTGTGTCCCCCTACCTGCTCGGAGCTGGCAGATGCCCCCCTGCAGCTTGGTGTCACAGCCAGCGGTGCGCCAGCTCCCGTCCACATCCATGTAGGAGCAGCCGGCAACCTGCTGGGGCTCTCCGTCCTGCCAGTTGGTGTAGAAGAGGTTCTCCTCTGTCAGCCACGAGTAGCTCCGACCTCCCTGGAGAATCAAGGTGAGGAAATGAAGGGGGACTTCCACAATCCCCTGGGGAACCCTCATCCCGGGCATCTGCTCCCTTCCCTCACCTCGTCGTTGGCCAACCCGATCCAGAGCGGAGCCCGCAGGCTGCTCACGGCCTGGGTGAGGAAAGCCTGGCTGTAGGGGTCGGAGATGGTGACCAGGGTGGCGTTGAGGGTCTCGCAGAGCAGCAGCGCCTCGTGCCACCTGAGGGGTTTCTGCAGGATGCGGTAAGTGCTGTTGTGGTAAAAGAGGGTGCCGGTGGGCGAGGGGGGGTACGGCGTCCGCACGGGGCTCAGGGACGGGTCTGGGGGAGTAAAGAGACATGGTCAGAGGGCATGGAGGACACTCCCAGGAGGTCACCCCCTCATCCATCTCTGCCCCCAAGCTACGGGGTCCCTGGCAGCAGTGTGCACGAGGCACGGGCACCTGGGGACACCCCATGCAACCAGAGAGGTCAGAGGCAAATCCATAGGGGTGATGAGCAGTGACACGCTGGTGCCATCCCCACCTTGAGGTTGCCCATCAGCATGCATGTCCCTATAGAACacacagagccaggctcttgCGCAGAGGTTTGGGGGCGCTCCACAACCTGCTGCGACCAGGGACCTTCTCCCCAAGTCAAGCCCATGTCCTCAAGCTCCCCTCAAAGCTGAGCCCATCGCCTCGAGCTCTCTGGCCACGGCTCCACCACAGCACGGGGCACCGGGGCAGTGGTGGGAGGTCCCCAGCGAGCAGAGCCTGGGGCTGTGCCCCCCTTGTCCCCACTACCTATGCTCCGCTGGCAGATGTAGCCgtgcttctcctccaggcagctccgGTCGTCCCAGCGCCCCGTGAAGTGAGGGGGTGAGCCGTGCCACACCACCACGCAGTTGGTCTGCACAGCCAAGCCACAAGGTCAGCCCTCAGCATCATTCCCCCACCGCCACGGATACCCCCACCccagggccagatcctgctctGCCTTCAAAGAGCCGCTCCGGCACGCTAAAACCTTCCATCCTTATGGTGGGACGTAGGGCTGAGACCCTCCCAGGGGATGGGGGATGCTATGGAGGGGTCTCGCTCACCGGCTTGTCGCGGGGACCAGAGGCGCTGCAGCCCGAGGGCTCGCCGGGTGCCCAGTTCACGTGCCGCAGCGGCTCACCCTCCACCCACTGGAACTCTCGCTGGGCATCGTGGAGGCCGATCCAGAGGTCGAAGGAGATGTTGGGCAGCATGGACGTGATGAAAGCTGCAAGTGACGAGCAAGGCGCTGAGGACGAGCCCCGGCACATCCCAAGCCAGTGGGACCAGTGGGGGCCAGGAGGACCTACCCTGCTCCAGGGGGCTGGTGAGGGTGGCCAGGACGGCGCCCTGGCTCTCACACGCCTGCTTCGCCTCCGGCCACTTCACTATCTCAGCTTTGTCATGGCCGTTGAAGCTGAAACACTGCAGGAGTGGGGACATGGGACGTTTCAGCGCGTACAGCCGCCCTCCTCACCCCGATGGTCCTTCTCCCCTTTGCACCCTCCACCTCATCACACCCTCACTCTCTCATGTGCTCCAAACACACctctcccagcatccctgcGCACGCACCCCTCAGCGTTTCCTCTAAAACACATGCTCGCATCCCTCTCCaccccaccatctccaccttggcagggctgggggaggccAAGAGGTGGCCATCCCCTCCTCGTCCTGCTGTACCTTGCTGAGGAAGGGAAACCAGCCACGGGGACAGCCTCCGCTGACAGGACTGGGCAGCGGTGGGAGAGACGGCTTCACAGCTGTCCCGTTGCTCCGCTTGCAGATGTAGGGCAGCGCCGTCAGGCACTTCTGGTCCCCCCAGTCCTCTGCGGGGAGCGACAGGCTGGGCATGAGACCCCACCGCCCTGGCCGAGGGCTGTCCCTGCTCAGCCTGTGGCCCCAGCCCCTCACCTCTGCTGGCCGTCATGTACACACACTTCTTGTCCTTGTTGATGGGTCGGGGCTTGCCTGGCGCCCAGGAGACAAAGTTGAGGAGCGACCCATCGGACCACCTGGGAAAGGCACCATCAGGAGCACGAGACCGAGCAGTGACTTGGTGAATGGGACCAGCTGAATGCCCTGACTCGGAGCGttccccaccactgccctctcTTGGGTGAGGAacctccatcccagcaccccaggATGAGACCCCAAGAGGTAGGTGCTGAACCACAGTGCTCCAAGAGCTCGTGACAGCGGCGTGGGGACACTCAGGGATGTGGTGGTTCGCCTCCAACTTACTTGAACCTCCCGTTATTCTCGTAGGTGTGCAGCCCAATCCACCAGTGCTGCTCCTGGCCCCTGGAGAACTGCAAGCCCAGAGAGGACACATCAGTGCCCTGCATGGACTGGGTGTCCCTGGGGACAACAGTGGCCACCAAGGGCGTGGGGAACGGGCATCGCTTGCAGCAGGACAAAAAGCAGCACCTTGTTGAGCCCCAAACCCACATCACCGCACAAGACCCACCACAACCCCATCACAGCCAGGCTGTCGGCAAGTAACGTCCCTCCAGCAAAGGATGgaggaagctgggaagggagaagcCCGGGGAGTGAGTGGAGCCCATCGGTGCTTGGGGAGGTTCCCATCCCCCTGGTACCTTCTTCAGGTTCTGGCCCAGGAAGCGCAGCTCGGCCTCGCTGTGCACCGAcgccagctctgcctggaaCCAGCTGCAGATGCGCTGTGCTTGCACCCACGTCGAGTGGTGCTCGAAGAACTTGTACTCAGCCTCCTCGTACCTCACCCACTctttgctgcctgcaggcagggacTGCTGTCACGCTGCGGCTGTGCCGCCCCCggctgcagccaccagcacccaccgCCCTGTCCCTCGGTCACCCATGCAGTTgggctgctttgcttttgcccCTCTCCTGCAGGGAGAAGCTCAGCATCCAGCCCCAAGGCCTAATCCTGCCtggtccctgcagccctgctctgcattCCTGGGATCCCCTCCCTCCTACAACCCCACACAGGATGTGTCCTCCTCCGGGTAAAGCTGCAGGGATGCCCCGCAAGGACCGTGCCTTGCTCATGCATGCGACGAGGTGGTGGATGCCCAGGAAGGATGGTTTACACTGGACACACACAGCCATGGCCAACACACCTTGGGTGGTGATCTCTGGCTCCTTCACGTCAGCACCTGGaaaaaaggcaaggagaggCTGTGAGGTTGGGATGCTCCCGCTGATGCTGTCCTGAAAACGGCCTGGGGGGTCCCCAGGATGGGAAGCATCTCTCCCACCTCCTGAATTAGGACTCAGCCTCCCATAAAGGCACAACCCTTGAAAGGGACGTGACAGAAGGTCCCCAATTCGCCTGTTCCACCATCCCACCATCCATCCTCTGCCAGGTTGTTCACAGCTGAAGGGTCTGGGGGCCTCTTTGCCGGGTACCTTTGGGCAGTTTGCAGATCCAGTCCAGCTGGGCTTCGCACTGCATCGGCATCCACTGCAGGGAGGCCAGGTCCAGCACCACGCAGGTCCGGATGTCGTCATCATCATAGTTACTGCGGTCAAAGTTGCGGTAGAAAAACTGGGGATCGAGAGAGACGGGCGGTGTTGGGCATTTCCACCAGCGTCAGATTTGCCCCTCCTGGACCGGAGCCATCTCGCTGCAATCCCCCCCGACTCACGCCCAGCCCGTCGCTCCACTTCCAGCTCCTGTCGCCTGTGGGGTCCCGCCGGTTCAGGCCGATCCAGAACCAGTGCTGCTCGTGGACCTCTGGCTCCGACTCCCTGCATGGTGCCAGGGGGAAGGGTGAGAACACCACCCCTACCAAACCAGAGGtttttatatttacatacaaatatatttttataacctggcctttttttgtttgttttcaaagcctGCTGTCCCCCCGATACCCAAAGGCGAGAGCTTGGATAACAGACGCTGACTCAGAGCTGAAGGAGTTTTAAaccccagctccatccccaaATTACACCGAATTTCCTGCACTTCTCCTGCATCCCCTGTTCAGTGGAGCCACACCGACCAATGCACTCTCTGTACACACATTCGCACTTGCAGAGCCTCATCCACGTCTCGTCCACACACGGCAGAGCACGGGGATGGGCGTGAGCTTGGGCCAAGAGCGCTTGCGCAGTGGGACATGCATCAGCGCGGCCAACCCCTCACCCAAAAATCTTGTTGAGGGTGTTGGCAACAAAGTGCTCCTCCTCGTAGCTGCCCAGGCTGAGCAGCTGGGCCCCCAGCTCCCGGCAAAACTCCTGCGCTGCGATCCACGTCttcttctcttgcagttttTCAAAGTTGAACACCTGAGGAGGGAGGAACCGGCCACAAAGGGGGCTCAGCACCAGGAGAGGAGCACAGCATCGTCCTCACCATGCAAGCAGCAACATCCCGGGGCACGCTGCCACCACCCGGCCCGAGTCAGGCTTGTGGGGTCCGAGGTGTCCTTTGTATGCACCAAAACacgctcctccagccccttctgcACCCGTCGGGAGGCACGTGGACCCTCATATCGGCCAGAACAagctcccccagcaccccttaCCTTGTAGCAGTGGCGGAGCTTGGAGTCGGAGCTCCATCCCGGGGGGCAGGAGGCGGTGAGGCTGGGCGTGGGGTAGGGGCTGGGCAGCTCGGGGTTGACCGGAGTGCCCAGGTTCTGCCGGCAGATGTACTTGGCCTTGAAggtgctgcagttcttcaccTCCCACAGCCCCATGGAGCTGCCGGTGGCCAGGGCCACGCAGCCACCCTTGTTGTAACCTGGAGCGCTCACGGGAGTGCAAAGGATGCCAACCTTAGGGTCGGACTGCGCCAGCCCCCACCACACGTGAGgacatccccatcccacccacgGCCACCCCCTTACCGGGCTGGTCACGGTTCCAGTGGGTGTACATAACCTCATCGCCGCTCAGCCAGCGGAAGGCGCCTGTCTCATTGATGTCCTGCAGTGCTGTCCAAAAATACTCCCCATCCCAACCGTAGATGAGGCTGCTGACGTAGGCCTGCTCGAACCTGGAGGGGCAGTGAGAGCAGGTGACGCTGTGAGCAGCCCGTGCCACCCCACGGGCCACCAGCAAAGCCCAGCTGTTGGCTCACACCCTGCCTTGGGGGGCTCATCTAGGGGCAAACCCACCACCGCTGGCATGGCGCTAACCTGTTGGTGATGGTGACCAGCGTGGAGCCATAGTCGGAGCACGTCTTGCGGGCATCACTGTAGGGGACGCGGTCCTCGCCCAGCCAGAAGCAGGAGGGGCTGTGCCACTTCCAGCCCTGGAAACGGGTGATGGGGGACATCCACAACTGCTCACTCCAGCCCTCCCGAGAAGGACAGGAGAAAAGCCAGCACGGTGAGAGCAACATCCCACATCCCctgccaccacctccaccttctccagggAGGTCTCCTGCCCCCGACCACCCTGGCTTGACCCCGCTCAGCTTTGAGCTCTACCACGTCCCCGGCCCCAGAGGACACGGatgcaaggaaaacaaacacccaGGCAGCTTCAAAGCTGGGAAAATATCTCTCCCTGCCAATGTCCAGCCCCGGTCGGGGCGCAGGGAGGGGAACACAATCCTCCTCTATATGCCGCAGGGCTGAATCCAGAGTGAGTCCCACCACATCCCTGCTTTAATCCCTCGCCTTGTTGATGTTGGAGCCTCTCCGGGGCTGGAGACACAATAGTGCCTGTTttctggcagagcagggagcgGGGTGGGCCTGGGGCTGGTAGCAGCGGCACAGAGAGGGACACGGGGGTTCATCTGTGAGAGGGGACACACACGTGATAGAACAAGCTGGGGTGGAAAGAGGAAAGCGGCTCAGCCAGGGAAGCAAGCGGCCCCAGGCTTGGTAGGAAGCATCACTGGGATCCCTTCGTATTGGAAGGACGCTGGGAGACATTGgccatctgcagcagcagcagcacggtgggaagggaaggaggagagcagctTTGGGAGACCAAGAAGAAAATGACCccaaatctcattttttccccctcaagcTCCTACTCCTGCAGACTCTTCCCAAAGTTAGCAAACCCAGGTACGGACCCATCACCTGGGTCCCACCTGGAACAGCACGGACAGCCCTGAGCAGCCAGGAAGGATGGTTGGCATGGGGCAGTGCAGGGCCCTTCTGTCCCCAGAGGGTCTGGATCCCCTAGAGGGGTCTCCAAACAGTCCAGGGCCTCAGCATTACTAAAACCACACGGGTGCTCTCCCACACATCGAGCACCACAGCAAGCCCTTGTGATCCAAAAAGGGGCCAAGATGTGACCATCAACCGCAACTGCTGCCTCTAAGGctgttgaaaaaataaagtgggGTTGGAAAGGgtgagaaaaagcaacaaagccaCCAAGAAAAACCAGCAGAGTGGCTGGAGCAGACTGGGACCAATCCTCCAAGCAAGATGCTGTCTTGTTTCCATCAGTCTCTGCATCTGGGAGGCAAATGGCCCCATTGAGGATGAGGAGGGCGAGAAAGGATAGGAAAACTATCTTTCCTCGGTTTATTTATCCTTCCAGTTTGTTTCCCAGCAGATACATCTCTCTGCTGGGCACCAGAGCCTGGGTAGGCTGGTGACTGGAGAGGCAGTTGGGAGTTCAAGCTGCATGGGGACAAGCAGGACGGGTGGTGGTGGCACACTGCTGCTGAGCACCTTGTCCCCAGCAGCCACCAGTGCCAGAGATCCAACGGTTCTTCCAGAACCGGGGTTTGTATCTTCTGCTGCGAAGGGGTAAAGACCAGGGAAAAGATATTTGCGCAGCCCGGCAGCACCTCTGCAAGCCAGTCTGGAGGGGCTGCTTTCTAGTCTGAGCGCGAGCTGGCTTGCTTTGAAACGTTGGGAGACATTCAAGAGCGGTGGCGATGCCAGGCTTGCCGCTCGAAGACTTTAAAGAGGCACAAAAGTG
Proteins encoded:
- the MRC2 gene encoding C-type mannose receptor 2, with protein sequence MGFGRVAARPLSPPLAPLCCLLALRLLLSAAHPDSKVFLIYHTGAQGCLETKDSLVRLAKGCNASVPAQQWKWVSRNRLFNVGAMQCLGVSWHGGNATAGLHPLATYECDRESVNMRWSCRGLGEQLSQHLNARPGNSSLDRGDQARGSQWRTYGTEEDLCSVPYSEIYTIQGNSHGKPCTIPFKYDNQWFHECTSTGREDGHLWCATTQDYGKDERWGFCPIKSNDCETFWDKDHLTNSCYQFNFQSTLSWREAWNSCEQQGANLLSITEIHEQTYINGLLSGYSSTLWIGLNDLDINGGWQWSDNSPLKYLNWESDQPDNPSEENCGVIRTESSGGWQNRDCGIALPYVCKKKPNATADPFLTDSWSEVKVDCEPSWQPFQSNCYRLVGEKKSWQEAKKTCLRSGGDLVSIHTLSELEFVTKQVKQDVEELWIGLNDLKLQMNFEWSDGTPVRFTYWHPFEPNNFRDSLEDCVTIWGPEGRWNDSPCNQTLPSICKKPGRVSQEKEEDDHGCRKGWKWHSPSCFWLGEDRVPYSDARKTCSDYGSTLVTITNRFEQAYVSSLIYGWDGEYFWTALQDINETGAFRWLSGDEVMYTHWNRDQPGYNKGGCVALATGSSMGLWEVKNCSTFKAKYICRQNLGTPVNPELPSPYPTPSLTASCPPGWSSDSKLRHCYKVFNFEKLQEKKTWIAAQEFCRELGAQLLSLGSYEEEHFVANTLNKIFGESEPEVHEQHWFWIGLNRRDPTGDRSWKWSDGLGFFYRNFDRSNYDDDDIRTCVVLDLASLQWMPMQCEAQLDWICKLPKGADVKEPEITTQGSKEWVRYEEAEYKFFEHHSTWVQAQRICSWFQAELASVHSEAELRFLGQNLKKFSRGQEQHWWIGLHTYENNGRFKWSDGSLLNFVSWAPGKPRPINKDKKCVYMTASREDWGDQKCLTALPYICKRSNGTAVKPSLPPLPSPVSGGCPRGWFPFLSKCFSFNGHDKAEIVKWPEAKQACESQGAVLATLTSPLEQAFITSMLPNISFDLWIGLHDAQREFQWVEGEPLRHVNWAPGEPSGCSASGPRDKPTNCVVVWHGSPPHFTGRWDDRSCLEEKHGYICQRSIDPSLSPVRTPYPPSPTGTLFYHNSTYRILQKPLRWHEALLLCETLNATLVTISDPYSQAFLTQAVSSLRAPLWIGLANDEGGRSYSWLTEENLFYTNWQDGEPQQVAGCSYMDVDGSWRTAGCDTKLQGGICQLRADAPRTHKWSYSGSCPKSLEDSSWIPFRDHCYTFHMEITLGQKDAMRRCQKVGGTVLSIQDEMENVFVWEHLQAYEGPSKGAWLGMTFNPKGGTLVWHDNTAVNYSNWGQHDTGPSMLSQNSCYWIQSSNGVWRLGSCTNVTMGVICKIPRVEESSFSRAALPENTTAIAVVVVSTLSLCVVLGVVVYLYKRRQSAERGAFESARYSRTTSNPSESAEKNILVSDMEMNEQQD